A stretch of DNA from Methanolinea mesophila:
ACCCGTGCTCGGCGATGAAGATCCTTCCCCGGTATTCTGCGGGGAACATGCTCCCCCGGTAGAACTCCATCCCCAGGGGGGCGACATGGGCCGGCAGTTCCAGGGCGGGAGGTATCGCTCCCGGGCACCCGTTGCCCTGAACGGCAGGATCGGGAATATTATCTCCGTAACAGAGAGGAAAACCGAAGTTCTGGCCGTGTGTTGTGGCGACGTTCAGCTCGTCGGGAGGGAGGTCCTCCCCGAGAAAGTCCTGACCGTTATCCGTGAACCACACAAAACCCGTCTCCGGGTCCCAGTCGAACCCCACCGTGTTCCGAATCCCCGAGGCATAGATCTCAAGGTCCGAGCCGTCGGGGTTCATCCGCATGATGGTGCCGTACAGGGGCGTATCCTCGATGCAGATATTGCAGGGCATCCCCACCGGGACGTAGAGCTTCCCGTCCGGCCCGAACGCGATGAACTTCCATCCGTGGGTCGTGTCCGAGGGGAAGTTGCCGTTGACCACTACCGGCGGCGGAGGGGTGTCGAGCCGGGAGGAGATGTCGTCGTACCTGAGCACCCGGTTCACTTCCGCCACGTACAGCGCACCGTCCCGGTAGGCGACACCGTTCGGGAGGTAGAGGTTCCCGGCAACGATCTCCACCCGGTCTGCCACGGAGTCGTTGTTCTCGTCGATTACCGCGTAGACCTTCCCCTCCCCCCTGGTCCCGACAAAGATCATCCCTTCAGGGCCAAGGGCCATCTCGCGAGCCCCTGGAACGTCGGGGGTATACACCCCGATGTGGAACCCTGCCGGGAGATTGATCATGGAAAGCCGGGAGTCCGCAGGCGGTCCTCCCGGGGGGAGCATCAGGGGAACGATGCTGATGAACGCCAGGGCAATGACGACTACCAGCACCACCATGAGGGCGATCTTCTTCCAGGGCATCTTCCCGTTCACCAAACCCCGATGGAGTGCCGGGAGTATAAAGTTCCTCCCCCGTCATACCGGGACGATCCCGGTGCCGGTCGGGGCGCGGTATCACCAGGAAAAACGGTAACTTCAGCGGGAGCGATTCACCTTTGCAGGATATCCGGCCTTTCTCACCTCCCTTTAGGTACTTTGCAGGCGGACCGGCTTTGTTAACATCCCTTCTTCATGACGTTCCTGGGGGATCAGATGTCCCGGGTCCCTCAGCATATACCCTTCCCGAGGCCGTTCCGGGAGGAGCCCGCGGTCATCCCGGGTAATCTTAAATATTACTTCCTCCTTCACACTCGACGAAGGAGTGATGCTCTGATGACTATTCTTGAATGCTGCAGGGCGGCGGTCATTACCGCTTCCCCGGACGCCACTGCCCACGAAGTGGCCAGGCTGATGAGCGAGGCGGGGGTCGGATCGGTGGTGATCACCGGTCCGGACGACTGCCCGCTGGGGATTGTCACCGACCGGGACCTGGTGCTCCGGGTGCTCGCCGAAGACCTGGACGGGAAGAAGGTAAAGGCGAAGGATATCATGACCGGCGACCTGCTGGTAGTCGAGGACGGGACCGGCATCTATGAGGCCGTCCGCTGTGCGAGGGCTGAAGGCGTCCGTCGGCTCCCCATCGTGGACACCGGCGGGAGGCTGGTGGGGATCATCACTGCCGACGACATCGTTCGCCTCCTCGCCGAAGAGCTCCGGTGCGTGACCGACATCATACAGGAAGAATCTCCCTGATCTTCTGATCTTTTTGGAGGACTGAACCCTTGGTCACCCTTGTCGATATCAGGGAAGCCGAATCGAGGATACGGGGAAAGATCATCCGCACCCCGCTGGTGTACTCCCCCACCTTCTCGTCCATGAGCGGGGCGGAGGTCTATCTCAAACTCGAATCCATGCAAAAGGCGGGGTCGTTCAAAGTCCGGGGCGCCACCAATCGTATCCTCTCATCGCGCGATGCCATCGGGCCCGCCGGAGTTATTGCCGCCTCGGCAGGAAACCATGCACAGGGGGTAGCGGTGGCCGCCGGCCTCGCCGGTGTTCCCGCTGCCATCGTGATGCCCGAGTGGACCTCGCTCTCCAAGCAGGAGGCCTCCCGGGGCTACGGGGCCCGGGTTATTCTCGCAGGTACCAGCCTCGAGGAGAGCATCGTCCGGGCGAAGGAACTGGCCGGAACCGAAGGGATGATGTTCATCCATCCGTACGACGACCCCGCGGTCGTCGCCGGGCAGGGTACGATCGGGCTCGAGATCCTCGCCGACCTCCCGGACGTCGACCGGGTGCTGGTCCCGGTAGGAGGAGGGGGGTTGATCGCGGGGATCGCCCTGGCAGTCAGGGGGCTCCGGAGAAGCGCCCGGGTCACCGGGGTGCAGGCCTCGGCGTGCCCCTCCGCCATCGCCTCGCGGGAGCGCGGAGGCCCGGTCGCCGTTGACGCCGAGTCCACCATCGCCGACGGTATCAGGGTGAAACGGACGGGCGACCTGACCTTTCCCCTCATCCGGGACCTCGTGGACCAGGTGGTGGCGGTTGAGGAGCAGGCGATCCTCGACGCGGTCCTCCTCCTCCTGGAGCGGAAAAAAGTGCTCGCGGAGGGAGCCGGCGCCGTCCCCCTCGCGGCGCTTCTTTCCGGAGCGGTTGCAGTAACCCCCGGGGAGAAGGTGGTGCTGGTGATCTCCGGCGGCAACGTCGATACCTTCCTGCTGGAACGAATCCTCAAGCGGGGCCTTTTTGATTCCGGCCGGATAGCCCGTATCGCGGTTCTTATTAAGGAAGACTCCCGGTCGCTTCCCGCACTTCTCGAAGTAGTCTCCCGGGAAGGAGGAGTGATCGGCGCGGTAGACCAGGACCGCGACGACCCCGGCGTACCTCTCGACCGGATGCGGGTCAGGATTGAGGTTGAGACCCGGGGTCCTGATCACCGGGACCGGATTCTGTCGGCACTTCAGCGGGCGGGGTATCGGCCCCTTTAAGTTCCCCGCCCGAGAAGGTGAGCCGCAGCGTCCCCACCTGCACCGAGCTCACCTCTTCCGGAGCGAACGGCGGGGCGAAGAGTTCGAGGGTGTCCCCCCGGAGGTCGAGGCTGACCACGATTGCGAGCCTGATCACCATAAGGGCCGGGTCGCAGAGGGCAACCACCCGGAAGATCCAGTCCTGCTGGCGGAAGCTCCGGGGGATATTGCCGTGAATTGCGAGGCCCGCCAGGGGAAGGCGGTGAAGGGTTGCCCCCCGGAAGTACTCCGCGAACCGTTCTTCCCTGTACCTCTTCCTCCAGGCGGTGTTCCGGGGGATCACGGAAGGAGAAGGACGGATGCGGTGCACCACCGCCCCGGACCGGGCAAAGGGTGCGAGAATGGGTTCGAGCTCGCGTTCCTGTTCGATGCCCACGAGGTACTGCGGGGCGAGCAGGTCGATCATCCTGATATGGAACTCCTGTGCGGCCTCGTCCTGCACGTACCCGGGGGAGTCCACCAGGATCAGGCCGGCCCGTTTCTGGAGCGCGATGTCGTGCAGCCGGGCCGCACCGGTCATCAGGGGGAGAAAATGCCCCGAAGGGCTGGTGGAGCCCACGAATTTCAGCAGCGGACGGTGAAGGTTCACGAGGCGGAGGCCGACCGTGGCAGGCGGACCGACGGTCGACTGGCCCGGGTCGCAGTCGAGGACCGCCACGGACCCGGTGCCGGGGGAGAGTTCCTGGAGCACCGTGCAGAGGGTGGTCTTCCCCCGGTCGGTGCCCCCGAGGATGTACACGGTCCCCCGGGGGTCTTTTCCAAGCTCTTCCAGAAGAGGCGTCCAGCCGGGAGGGATGTCGATCGGCACGGATGAGAATACGATGAGATCGGATATAGGCATTCCCGGCGGAAGTGGAGAAAAACCCACGGCAACAGTCACCCGCTGTCCCGCAAGA
This window harbors:
- a CDS encoding PQQ-dependent sugar dehydrogenase gives rise to the protein MNGKMPWKKIALMVVLVVVIALAFISIVPLMLPPGGPPADSRLSMINLPAGFHIGVYTPDVPGAREMALGPEGMIFVGTRGEGKVYAVIDENNDSVADRVEIVAGNLYLPNGVAYRDGALYVAEVNRVLRYDDISSRLDTPPPPVVVNGNFPSDTTHGWKFIAFGPDGKLYVPVGMPCNICIEDTPLYGTIMRMNPDGSDLEIYASGIRNTVGFDWDPETGFVWFTDNGQDFLGEDLPPDELNVATTHGQNFGFPLCYGDNIPDPAVQGNGCPGAIPPALELPAHVAPLGMEFYRGSMFPAEYRGRIFIAEHGSWNRVVPVGYQVVSVTMENGTAVSWEPFASGWLQGASAWGRPVDVLTLPDGSLLVSDDQAGAIYRIWYG
- a CDS encoding Clp1/GlmU family protein; translation: MPIDIPPGWTPLLEELGKDPRGTVYILGGTDRGKTTLCTVLQELSPGTGSVAVLDCDPGQSTVGPPATVGLRLVNLHRPLLKFVGSTSPSGHFLPLMTGAARLHDIALQKRAGLILVDSPGYVQDEAAQEFHIRMIDLLAPQYLVGIEQERELEPILAPFARSGAVVHRIRPSPSVIPRNTAWRKRYREERFAEYFRGATLHRLPLAGLAIHGNIPRSFRQQDWIFRVVALCDPALMVIRLAIVVSLDLRGDTLELFAPPFAPEEVSSVQVGTLRLTFSGGELKGADTPPAEVPTESGPGDQDPGSQPQS
- a CDS encoding CBS domain-containing protein, producing the protein MTILECCRAAVITASPDATAHEVARLMSEAGVGSVVITGPDDCPLGIVTDRDLVLRVLAEDLDGKKVKAKDIMTGDLLVVEDGTGIYEAVRCARAEGVRRLPIVDTGGRLVGIITADDIVRLLAEELRCVTDIIQEESP
- the ilvA gene encoding threonine ammonia-lyase, with the translated sequence MVTLVDIREAESRIRGKIIRTPLVYSPTFSSMSGAEVYLKLESMQKAGSFKVRGATNRILSSRDAIGPAGVIAASAGNHAQGVAVAAGLAGVPAAIVMPEWTSLSKQEASRGYGARVILAGTSLEESIVRAKELAGTEGMMFIHPYDDPAVVAGQGTIGLEILADLPDVDRVLVPVGGGGLIAGIALAVRGLRRSARVTGVQASACPSAIASRERGGPVAVDAESTIADGIRVKRTGDLTFPLIRDLVDQVVAVEEQAILDAVLLLLERKKVLAEGAGAVPLAALLSGAVAVTPGEKVVLVISGGNVDTFLLERILKRGLFDSGRIARIAVLIKEDSRSLPALLEVVSREGGVIGAVDQDRDDPGVPLDRMRVRIEVETRGPDHRDRILSALQRAGYRPL